From the genome of Virgibacillus proomii, one region includes:
- a CDS encoding IS3 family transposase (programmed frameshift) codes for MSNKYKFYSRQFKYEVLKAYKNEDYTLIELCSKYGISEVTLYDWANKYEKYGLNGLENSRTWKSYSKDLKQAAVEDYISGEYSQREVIRKYKISSTSVLRKWIKQYNSHRELKDTSKGRTSSMTKGRKTTWKERIEMVQDALANGKNYQQTADNHQVSYQQIYQWVRKYEDGGWDALKDRRGRSKSENELTSEEKMKLEMHRIAKENERLRAEKCFLKKVRGDRKEAKISQIRFEDKYVAIQELHQNEGLSIRLLCEIAGIARSAYYKWLNRTPSSREIQNKEIIKEVQILHEKVGGIFGYRQMTLHMNRKFEEKLNHKRIYRLMKVAGLRSVIRVKKKRYKRSTPQHVADNILNREFQAEKPNEKWVTDVTEFKYDQSKKAYLSAIRDLYDGSIISYVLGHSNNNQLVFKTLDQATVLLNEEQPLIHSDRGFQYTSKGFKRKIDAAEMTQSMSRVGRCIDNGPMESFFGTLKCEKYYLHKYKTFEELTTAIDEYIHFYNYERYQKRLNGLSPMEYRAKAT; via the exons ATGTCCAATAAATATAAATTTTACTCTAGACAGTTTAAGTATGAAGTGTTAAAGGCATATAAGAATGAAGATTATACGCTAATAGAATTATGTTCAAAATACGGAATTTCGGAGGTAACTCTGTATGATTGGGCTAATAAATATGAGAAATACGGTCTCAATGGATTGGAGAACTCAAGGACATGGAAGTCATATTCTAAAGATTTAAAACAAGCAGCTGTAGAAGATTATATATCAGGGGAGTATTCTCAACGGGAGGTCATTCGCAAGTATAAAATATCTAGCACATCCGTACTTCGAAAATGGATAAAGCAGTATAATAGTCATAGAGAATTAAAGGATACGTCGAAAGGAAGAACGAGCTCGATGACTAAAGGGAGAAAAACAACTTGGAAAGAACGAATTGAGATGGTACAAGATGCCTTAGCGAACGGGAAGAATTATCAACAAACTGCGGATAATCATCAAGTGTCTTACCAACAAATATATCAATGGGTACGTAAATATGAAGATGGTGGATGGGATGCGTTAAAGGATAGAAGAGGACGTTCTAAAAGTGAAAATGAGTTAACTTCCGAAGAAAAAATGAAGTTAGAAATGCATCGAATCGCAAAGGAGAACGAACGTTTACGTGCAGAGA AATGCTTTCTTAAAAAAGTTAGAGGAGATCGAAAGGAGGCGAAAATAAGCCAAATCCGATTTGAGGATAAGTATGTCGCTATTCAAGAGCTTCACCAGAATGAAGGGTTAAGCATTCGTTTACTTTGTGAAATCGCGGGAATTGCACGTTCTGCATACTATAAGTGGCTAAATCGTACTCCTTCATCCAGAGAAATACAGAATAAAGAAATTATCAAAGAGGTGCAAATACTCCATGAAAAAGTGGGTGGTATATTTGGTTATCGTCAAATGACCCTTCACATGAATAGAAAGTTCGAGGAGAAACTTAATCATAAAAGAATCTATCGGTTGATGAAAGTGGCTGGATTACGCTCTGTCATTCGTGTCAAGAAGAAGCGATATAAACGCTCTACACCTCAACATGTGGCAGACAATATATTAAATCGTGAATTCCAAGCCGAAAAACCAAATGAAAAATGGGTAACGGACGTTACAGAATTTAAGTATGACCAATCAAAAAAGGCCTATTTAAGTGCGATTCGTGATCTTTATGACGGATCCATTATAAGTTATGTTCTAGGACATTCCAACAATAATCAACTTGTATTTAAGACACTTGATCAAGCCACAGTACTATTGAATGAAGAACAGCCTCTTATCCATAGTGACCGTGGATTCCAATACACCTCTAAAGGGTTCAAACGTAAAATAGATGCGGCAGAGATGACACAAAGCATGTCACGAGTTGGTCGGTGTATTGATAATGGACCAATGGAGTCTTTTTTTGGGACACTGAAATGTGAGAAGTATTATTTACATAAATATAAAACATTTGAGGAACTTACTACTGCGATAGATGAGTATATTCATTTTTATAATTATGAAAGGTATCAAAAGCGATTAAACGGCCTTAGCCCTATGGAATATAGAGCTAAAGCCACTTAA